Proteins co-encoded in one Corvus moneduloides isolate bCorMon1 chromosome 7, bCorMon1.pri, whole genome shotgun sequence genomic window:
- the FZD7 gene encoding frizzled-7 has translation MRAGGECGRAAAAGCPLLGLAALLAALLGTPAGATAQQYHGEKGISVPDHGFCQPISIPLCTDIAYNQTILPNLLGHTNQEDAGLEVHQFYPLVKVQCSPELKFFLCSMYAPVCTVLEQAIPPCRSLCERARQGCEALMNKFGFQWPERLRCENFPVHGAGEICVGQNTSDAPPGPGGAAGRGVTAHPTAGYLPDFLTPPQPPSGFSFSCPRQLKVPSYLGYRFLGERDCGAPCEPARPNGLMYFKEAEVRFARLWVGVWSVLCCASTLFTVLTYLVDMRRFSYPERPIIFLSGCYFMVAVAYAAGFLLEERVVCLERFSEDGYRTVAQGTKKEGCTILFMILYFFGMASSIWWVILSLTWFLAAGMKWGHEAIEANSQYFHLAAWAVPAVKTITILAMGQVDGDVLSGVCYVGIYSVDSLRGFVLAPLFVYLFIGTSFLLAGFVSLFRIRTIMKHDGTKTEKLEKLMVRIGVFSVLYTVPATIVLACYFYEQAFRGTWEKTWLLQTCKTYAVPCPSHFAPMSPDFTVFMIKYLMTMIVGITTGFWIWSGKTLQSWRRFYHRLSTGSKGETAV, from the coding sequence ATGCGGGCTGGAGGAGAATGCGGCAGAGCGGCCGCCGCCGGCTGCCCCTTGCTGGGGTTGGCCGCGCTGCTGGCCGCCCTGCTGGGGACCCCCGCGGGTGCGACGGCACAGCAGTACCACGGCGAGAAGGGCATCTCCGTGCCTGACCACGGTTTCTGCCAGCCCATCTCCATCCCGCTCTGCACGGATATCGCCTACAACCAGACCATCCTGCCCAACCTGCTGGGCCACACCAACCAGGAGGACGCCGGGTTGGAGGTGCACCAGTTCTACCCGCTGGTCAAGGTGCAGTGCTCGCCCGAGCTGAagttcttcctctgctccatgTACGCGCCGGTGTGCACCGTATTGGAGCAGGCCATCCCACCGTGCCGCTCCCTCTGCGAGCGGGCCCGTCAGGGCTGCGAGGCCCTCATGAACAAGTTCGGCTTCCAGTGGCCAGAGCGGCTCCGCTGCGAGAACTTCCCTGTTCACGGTGCGGGTGAGATCTGCGTGGGGCAGAACACGTCGGATGCCCCACCAGGACCCGGTGGTGCGGCGGGTCGGGGGGTCACTGCCCACCCCACAGCTGGCTACCTCCCCGACTTTCTCACCCCACCACAGCCACCCTCTGGCTTCTCCTTCTCTTGCCCTCGGCAGCTCAAAGTGCCCTCTTACTTGGGCTACCGGTTCCTGGGGGAGCGGGACTGTGGAGCCCCCTGTGAGCCAGCTCGGCCCAATGGGCTCATGTACTTCAAGGAGGCAGAGGTGCGATTTGCCCGGCTGTGGGTGGGCGTGTGGTCCGTGCTTTGCTGTGCCTCCACCCTCTTCACCGTGCTCACCTACCTGGTAGACATGCGTCGTTTCAGCTACCCGGAAAGGCCCATCATCTTTCTGTCGGGCTGCTACTTCATGGTGGCAGTGGCCTATGCAGCAGGCTTCTTGCTGGAGGAGCGGGTGGTGTGTCTAGAGCGCTTCTCTGAGGATGGCTACCGCACTGTGGCCCAAGGCACCAAGAAAGAAGGCTGCACCATCCTGTTCATGATCCTCTACTTCTTTGGCATGGCCAGCTCCATCTGGTGGGTCATCCTGTCCCTCACCTggttcctggctgctggcaTGAAGTGGGGCCATGAGGCCATTGAGGCCAACTCCCAGTATTTTCATCtggctgcctgggctgtgcccgCTGTCAAAACCATCACCATCTTGGCCATGGGGCAGGTGGATGGGGATGTACTCAGTGGGGTGTGTTATGTAGGTATCTATAGTGTGGACTCACTGAGGGGCTTTGTGCTGGCACCTTTGTTTGTGTATCTCTTCATTGGCACTTCCTTCTTGCTGGCTGGCTTCGTGTCCTTGTTTCGCATCCGCACCATCATGAAGCACGATGGCACCAAGACGGAGAAACTGGAGAAGCTGATGGTGCGCATTGGTGTCTTCAGTGTCCTCTACACGGTGCCTGCCACCATTGTCCTGGCGTGTTACTTCTACGAGCAGGCCTTCCGTGGCACCTGGGAGAAGACGTGGCTCCTCCAGACCTGCAAAACATATGCTGTGCCCTGTCCCAGCCACTTTGCCCCTATGAGCCCAGACTTCACTGTCTTCATGATCAAGTACCTCATGACCATGATTGTTGGGATCACGACTGGCTTCTGGATTTGGTCTGGCAAAACCCTTCAGTCCTGGCGACGCTTCTACCACAGACTCAGCACCGGCAGCAAAGGCGAGACAGCAGTATGA